The following coding sequences are from one Capsicum annuum cultivar UCD-10X-F1 chromosome 3, UCD10Xv1.1, whole genome shotgun sequence window:
- the LOC107864005 gene encoding uncharacterized protein LOC107864005 isoform X2, which yields MEEEGSATPRAYLQENEDSDQSITEEEEDMDDKWMTNDNCLSGSLGNKRGIGVLSQLELLKGIPSDTSPLEFSFSSSTAPSPKGLHHSTDAMDSHQMQRQTGLCKEDDVEVPFFKSQDGGFINKNDHWMALSCYLDDEFCHVTRMTSTCNSEEEIISDDEMRPSPDGNLKRDGKSTMPKVSSDCKSGIFFNKDAGCSSLYCATSKSNRSSKGRSGKAKPKFLFQSQPQKKDFALVVHESCESSTPLSVLPLNAELDMQRENIESLDDLLENHGGNEVQQFEENSVPSEVAVVHDPNEHSMAEVLDHFQHTSSVSRGNSKMLQTKRQGSRFLQKRNLLLLGDRNMSNDDQPEELDSDPSSDENKVPQILKSAIPQRTMAEKFHLALGAVSTNERLSIARPKQLGLSGRLQHVMQCEKDRDTYFLEKSQTRDSSSGKMPNCVSPVLLPVLTFSSAVNSDAESFIDVRILSSSLEAKLTVCFCAVRGDEEGSECLSNLQKGKGIAGRKLTIIFNSRICKDVELETGNVIRIHQPWKEIHVNEKDEAIILCAYFSQI from the exons ATGGAAGAGGAAGGCTCAGCTACCCCTAGGGCTTATCTTCAG GAAAATGAAGATTCTGATCAGAGTATTACAG AAGAGGAAGAAGATATGGATGATAAATGGATGACTAATGACAATTGTCTTAGTGGATCCTTAGGAAACAAG CGAGGTATAGGAGTCCTTTCCCAGCTTGAACTGCTCAAAGGTATTCCCAGTGACACTTCTCCACTTGAATTTTCATTCTCTTCATCAACGGCTCCCTCCCCCAAAGGACTTCATCATTCAACCGACGCAATGGATTCTCATCAGATG CAGAGGCAGACAGGCTTATGCAAAGAAGATGACGTTGAAGTTCCTTTTTTTAAGAGTCAGGATGGTGGCTTCATCAACAAGAATGATCATTGGATGGCGTTGTCCTGCTACTTAGATGATGAATTTTGTCACGTCACTAGAATGACATCCACTTGTAATTCAGAAGAGGAAATTATCTCTGATGATGAG ATGAGACCTTCTCCCGATGGAAATTTAAAAAGAGATGGTAAAAGTACAATGCCTAAAGTAAGTTCAGATTGCAAATCAGGAATTTTCTTCAATAAAGATGCTGGGTGTTCATCGTTGTATTGTGCCACATCAAAATCGAATAGATCATCTAAAG GACGCTCCGGCAAAGCTAAGCCCAAATTTTTGTTCCAGTCCCAGCCACAGAAGAAAGATTTTGCTTTGGTTGTCCATGAGAGTTGTGAATCCAGCACACCCTTATCGGTTCTTCCCCTAAATGCAGAATTAGACATGCAAAGAGAAAATATAGAATCACTGGATGACTTATTGGAGAATCATGGTGGAAATGAAGTACAACAGTTCGAGGAGAATTCGGTCCCATCTGAAGTAGCAGTTGTACATGATCCAAATGAGCATTCCATGGCTGAGGTTCTGGATCACTTTCAGCATACAAGTTCTGTATCACGAGGCAATTCTAAAATG CTGCAAACAAAAAGACAAGGATCACGGTTCTTACAGAAGAGAAACTTATTGCTGCTTGGTGACAGAAACATGAGCAACGACGATCAACCTGAGGAACTAGATAGTGATCCATCTAGTGATGAGAAT AAAGTTCCCCAGATTCTGAAGTCTGCTATACCTCAGAGGACCATGGCTGAGAAATTTCATCTAGCATTAGGAGCTGTATCTACAAATGAGAGGCTATCTATTGCAAGGCCTAAGCAATTGGG GTTATCTGGAAGGTTGCAGCACGTGATGCAATGTGAAAAGGACAGAGATACATACTTCTTGGAGAAGTCACAAACACGTGATTCTTCAAGTGGTAAAATGCCAAACTGTGTATCTCCCGTCCTCTTGCCTGTTCTGACCTTCTCCTCTGCTGTTAATTCAGATGCAGAAAGCTTCATTGACGTGAGAATTTTGTCAAGTTCTTTGGAGGCCAAGCTGACTGTCTGTTTTTGTGCTGTACGTGGAGATGAAGAG GGTTCTGAGTGCCTGAGCAATCTTCAAAAAGGGAAGGGGATTGCTGGAAGGAAGTTAACTATAATTTTTAACTCAAGAATCTGTAAAGATGTCGAACTTGAAACTGGGAACGTTATCCGCATACATCAACCTTG GAAGGAGATACACGTGAATGAGAAGGATGAGGCCATCATTTTGTGTGCATATTTCTCTCAAATTTAG
- the LOC107864005 gene encoding uncharacterized protein LOC107864005 isoform X4 — protein MEEEGSATPRAYLQENEDSDQSITEEEEDMDDKWMTNDNCLSGSLGNKRGIGVLSQLELLKGIPSDTSPLEFSFSSSTAPSPKGLHHSTDAMDSHQMFWLHSCQQRQTGLCKEDDVEVPFFKSQDGGFINKNDHWMALSCYLDDEFCHVTRMTSTCNSEEEIISDDEMRPSPDGNLKRDGKSTMPKVSSDCKSGIFFNKDAGCSSLYCATSKSNRSSKGRSGKAKPKFLFQSQPQKKDFALVVHESCESSTPLSVLPLNAELDMQRENIESLDDLLENHGGNEVQQFEENSVPSEVAVVHDPNEHSMAEVLDHFQHTSSVSRGNSKMLQTKRQGSRFLQKRNLLLLGDRNMSNDDQPEELDSDPSSDENKVPQILKSAIPQRTMAEKFHLALGAVSTNERLSIARPKQLGLSGRLQHVMQCEKDRDTYFLEKSQTRDSSSDAESFIDVRILSSSLEAKLTVCFCAVRGDEEGSECLSNLQKGKGIAGRKLTIIFNSRICKDVELETGNVIRIHQPWKEIHVNEKDEAIILCAYFSQI, from the exons ATGGAAGAGGAAGGCTCAGCTACCCCTAGGGCTTATCTTCAG GAAAATGAAGATTCTGATCAGAGTATTACAG AAGAGGAAGAAGATATGGATGATAAATGGATGACTAATGACAATTGTCTTAGTGGATCCTTAGGAAACAAG CGAGGTATAGGAGTCCTTTCCCAGCTTGAACTGCTCAAAGGTATTCCCAGTGACACTTCTCCACTTGAATTTTCATTCTCTTCATCAACGGCTCCCTCCCCCAAAGGACTTCATCATTCAACCGACGCAATGGATTCTCATCAGATG TTCTGGTTGCATTCTTGTCAGCAGAGGCAGACAGGCTTATGCAAAGAAGATGACGTTGAAGTTCCTTTTTTTAAGAGTCAGGATGGTGGCTTCATCAACAAGAATGATCATTGGATGGCGTTGTCCTGCTACTTAGATGATGAATTTTGTCACGTCACTAGAATGACATCCACTTGTAATTCAGAAGAGGAAATTATCTCTGATGATGAG ATGAGACCTTCTCCCGATGGAAATTTAAAAAGAGATGGTAAAAGTACAATGCCTAAAGTAAGTTCAGATTGCAAATCAGGAATTTTCTTCAATAAAGATGCTGGGTGTTCATCGTTGTATTGTGCCACATCAAAATCGAATAGATCATCTAAAG GACGCTCCGGCAAAGCTAAGCCCAAATTTTTGTTCCAGTCCCAGCCACAGAAGAAAGATTTTGCTTTGGTTGTCCATGAGAGTTGTGAATCCAGCACACCCTTATCGGTTCTTCCCCTAAATGCAGAATTAGACATGCAAAGAGAAAATATAGAATCACTGGATGACTTATTGGAGAATCATGGTGGAAATGAAGTACAACAGTTCGAGGAGAATTCGGTCCCATCTGAAGTAGCAGTTGTACATGATCCAAATGAGCATTCCATGGCTGAGGTTCTGGATCACTTTCAGCATACAAGTTCTGTATCACGAGGCAATTCTAAAATG CTGCAAACAAAAAGACAAGGATCACGGTTCTTACAGAAGAGAAACTTATTGCTGCTTGGTGACAGAAACATGAGCAACGACGATCAACCTGAGGAACTAGATAGTGATCCATCTAGTGATGAGAAT AAAGTTCCCCAGATTCTGAAGTCTGCTATACCTCAGAGGACCATGGCTGAGAAATTTCATCTAGCATTAGGAGCTGTATCTACAAATGAGAGGCTATCTATTGCAAGGCCTAAGCAATTGGG GTTATCTGGAAGGTTGCAGCACGTGATGCAATGTGAAAAGGACAGAGATACATACTTCTTGGAGAAGTCACAAACACGTGATTCTTCAAGTG ATGCAGAAAGCTTCATTGACGTGAGAATTTTGTCAAGTTCTTTGGAGGCCAAGCTGACTGTCTGTTTTTGTGCTGTACGTGGAGATGAAGAG GGTTCTGAGTGCCTGAGCAATCTTCAAAAAGGGAAGGGGATTGCTGGAAGGAAGTTAACTATAATTTTTAACTCAAGAATCTGTAAAGATGTCGAACTTGAAACTGGGAACGTTATCCGCATACATCAACCTTG GAAGGAGATACACGTGAATGAGAAGGATGAGGCCATCATTTTGTGTGCATATTTCTCTCAAATTTAG
- the LOC107864005 gene encoding uncharacterized protein LOC107864005 isoform X5, translating into MEEEGSATPRAYLQENEDSDQSITEEEEDMDDKWMTNDNCLSGSLGNKRGIGVLSQLELLKGIPSDTSPLEFSFSSSTAPSPKGLHHSTDAMDSHQMRQTGLCKEDDVEVPFFKSQDGGFINKNDHWMALSCYLDDEFCHVTRMTSTCNSEEEIISDDEMRPSPDGNLKRDGKSTMPKVSSDCKSGIFFNKDAGCSSLYCATSKSNRSSKGRSGKAKPKFLFQSQPQKKDFALVVHESCESSTPLSVLPLNAELDMQRENIESLDDLLENHGGNEVQQFEENSVPSEVAVVHDPNEHSMAEVLDHFQHTSSVSRGNSKMLQTKRQGSRFLQKRNLLLLGDRNMSNDDQPEELDSDPSSDENKVPQILKSAIPQRTMAEKFHLALGAVSTNERLSIARPKQLGLSGRLQHVMQCEKDRDTYFLEKSQTRDSSSDAESFIDVRILSSSLEAKLTVCFCAVRGDEEGSECLSNLQKGKGIAGRKLTIIFNSRICKDVELETGNVIRIHQPWKEIHVNEKDEAIILCAYFSQI; encoded by the exons ATGGAAGAGGAAGGCTCAGCTACCCCTAGGGCTTATCTTCAG GAAAATGAAGATTCTGATCAGAGTATTACAG AAGAGGAAGAAGATATGGATGATAAATGGATGACTAATGACAATTGTCTTAGTGGATCCTTAGGAAACAAG CGAGGTATAGGAGTCCTTTCCCAGCTTGAACTGCTCAAAGGTATTCCCAGTGACACTTCTCCACTTGAATTTTCATTCTCTTCATCAACGGCTCCCTCCCCCAAAGGACTTCATCATTCAACCGACGCAATGGATTCTCATCAGATG AGGCAGACAGGCTTATGCAAAGAAGATGACGTTGAAGTTCCTTTTTTTAAGAGTCAGGATGGTGGCTTCATCAACAAGAATGATCATTGGATGGCGTTGTCCTGCTACTTAGATGATGAATTTTGTCACGTCACTAGAATGACATCCACTTGTAATTCAGAAGAGGAAATTATCTCTGATGATGAG ATGAGACCTTCTCCCGATGGAAATTTAAAAAGAGATGGTAAAAGTACAATGCCTAAAGTAAGTTCAGATTGCAAATCAGGAATTTTCTTCAATAAAGATGCTGGGTGTTCATCGTTGTATTGTGCCACATCAAAATCGAATAGATCATCTAAAG GACGCTCCGGCAAAGCTAAGCCCAAATTTTTGTTCCAGTCCCAGCCACAGAAGAAAGATTTTGCTTTGGTTGTCCATGAGAGTTGTGAATCCAGCACACCCTTATCGGTTCTTCCCCTAAATGCAGAATTAGACATGCAAAGAGAAAATATAGAATCACTGGATGACTTATTGGAGAATCATGGTGGAAATGAAGTACAACAGTTCGAGGAGAATTCGGTCCCATCTGAAGTAGCAGTTGTACATGATCCAAATGAGCATTCCATGGCTGAGGTTCTGGATCACTTTCAGCATACAAGTTCTGTATCACGAGGCAATTCTAAAATG CTGCAAACAAAAAGACAAGGATCACGGTTCTTACAGAAGAGAAACTTATTGCTGCTTGGTGACAGAAACATGAGCAACGACGATCAACCTGAGGAACTAGATAGTGATCCATCTAGTGATGAGAAT AAAGTTCCCCAGATTCTGAAGTCTGCTATACCTCAGAGGACCATGGCTGAGAAATTTCATCTAGCATTAGGAGCTGTATCTACAAATGAGAGGCTATCTATTGCAAGGCCTAAGCAATTGGG GTTATCTGGAAGGTTGCAGCACGTGATGCAATGTGAAAAGGACAGAGATACATACTTCTTGGAGAAGTCACAAACACGTGATTCTTCAAGTG ATGCAGAAAGCTTCATTGACGTGAGAATTTTGTCAAGTTCTTTGGAGGCCAAGCTGACTGTCTGTTTTTGTGCTGTACGTGGAGATGAAGAG GGTTCTGAGTGCCTGAGCAATCTTCAAAAAGGGAAGGGGATTGCTGGAAGGAAGTTAACTATAATTTTTAACTCAAGAATCTGTAAAGATGTCGAACTTGAAACTGGGAACGTTATCCGCATACATCAACCTTG GAAGGAGATACACGTGAATGAGAAGGATGAGGCCATCATTTTGTGTGCATATTTCTCTCAAATTTAG
- the LOC107864005 gene encoding uncharacterized protein LOC107864005 isoform X1, whose translation MEEEGSATPRAYLQENEDSDQSITEEEEDMDDKWMTNDNCLSGSLGNKRGIGVLSQLELLKGIPSDTSPLEFSFSSSTAPSPKGLHHSTDAMDSHQMFWLHSCQQRQTGLCKEDDVEVPFFKSQDGGFINKNDHWMALSCYLDDEFCHVTRMTSTCNSEEEIISDDEMRPSPDGNLKRDGKSTMPKVSSDCKSGIFFNKDAGCSSLYCATSKSNRSSKGRSGKAKPKFLFQSQPQKKDFALVVHESCESSTPLSVLPLNAELDMQRENIESLDDLLENHGGNEVQQFEENSVPSEVAVVHDPNEHSMAEVLDHFQHTSSVSRGNSKMLQTKRQGSRFLQKRNLLLLGDRNMSNDDQPEELDSDPSSDENKVPQILKSAIPQRTMAEKFHLALGAVSTNERLSIARPKQLGLSGRLQHVMQCEKDRDTYFLEKSQTRDSSSGKMPNCVSPVLLPVLTFSSAVNSDAESFIDVRILSSSLEAKLTVCFCAVRGDEEGSECLSNLQKGKGIAGRKLTIIFNSRICKDVELETGNVIRIHQPWKEIHVNEKDEAIILCAYFSQI comes from the exons ATGGAAGAGGAAGGCTCAGCTACCCCTAGGGCTTATCTTCAG GAAAATGAAGATTCTGATCAGAGTATTACAG AAGAGGAAGAAGATATGGATGATAAATGGATGACTAATGACAATTGTCTTAGTGGATCCTTAGGAAACAAG CGAGGTATAGGAGTCCTTTCCCAGCTTGAACTGCTCAAAGGTATTCCCAGTGACACTTCTCCACTTGAATTTTCATTCTCTTCATCAACGGCTCCCTCCCCCAAAGGACTTCATCATTCAACCGACGCAATGGATTCTCATCAGATG TTCTGGTTGCATTCTTGTCAGCAGAGGCAGACAGGCTTATGCAAAGAAGATGACGTTGAAGTTCCTTTTTTTAAGAGTCAGGATGGTGGCTTCATCAACAAGAATGATCATTGGATGGCGTTGTCCTGCTACTTAGATGATGAATTTTGTCACGTCACTAGAATGACATCCACTTGTAATTCAGAAGAGGAAATTATCTCTGATGATGAG ATGAGACCTTCTCCCGATGGAAATTTAAAAAGAGATGGTAAAAGTACAATGCCTAAAGTAAGTTCAGATTGCAAATCAGGAATTTTCTTCAATAAAGATGCTGGGTGTTCATCGTTGTATTGTGCCACATCAAAATCGAATAGATCATCTAAAG GACGCTCCGGCAAAGCTAAGCCCAAATTTTTGTTCCAGTCCCAGCCACAGAAGAAAGATTTTGCTTTGGTTGTCCATGAGAGTTGTGAATCCAGCACACCCTTATCGGTTCTTCCCCTAAATGCAGAATTAGACATGCAAAGAGAAAATATAGAATCACTGGATGACTTATTGGAGAATCATGGTGGAAATGAAGTACAACAGTTCGAGGAGAATTCGGTCCCATCTGAAGTAGCAGTTGTACATGATCCAAATGAGCATTCCATGGCTGAGGTTCTGGATCACTTTCAGCATACAAGTTCTGTATCACGAGGCAATTCTAAAATG CTGCAAACAAAAAGACAAGGATCACGGTTCTTACAGAAGAGAAACTTATTGCTGCTTGGTGACAGAAACATGAGCAACGACGATCAACCTGAGGAACTAGATAGTGATCCATCTAGTGATGAGAAT AAAGTTCCCCAGATTCTGAAGTCTGCTATACCTCAGAGGACCATGGCTGAGAAATTTCATCTAGCATTAGGAGCTGTATCTACAAATGAGAGGCTATCTATTGCAAGGCCTAAGCAATTGGG GTTATCTGGAAGGTTGCAGCACGTGATGCAATGTGAAAAGGACAGAGATACATACTTCTTGGAGAAGTCACAAACACGTGATTCTTCAAGTGGTAAAATGCCAAACTGTGTATCTCCCGTCCTCTTGCCTGTTCTGACCTTCTCCTCTGCTGTTAATTCAGATGCAGAAAGCTTCATTGACGTGAGAATTTTGTCAAGTTCTTTGGAGGCCAAGCTGACTGTCTGTTTTTGTGCTGTACGTGGAGATGAAGAG GGTTCTGAGTGCCTGAGCAATCTTCAAAAAGGGAAGGGGATTGCTGGAAGGAAGTTAACTATAATTTTTAACTCAAGAATCTGTAAAGATGTCGAACTTGAAACTGGGAACGTTATCCGCATACATCAACCTTG GAAGGAGATACACGTGAATGAGAAGGATGAGGCCATCATTTTGTGTGCATATTTCTCTCAAATTTAG
- the LOC107864005 gene encoding uncharacterized protein LOC107864005 isoform X3, with product MEEEGSATPRAYLQENEDSDQSITEEEEDMDDKWMTNDNCLSGSLGNKRGIGVLSQLELLKGIPSDTSPLEFSFSSSTAPSPKGLHHSTDAMDSHQMRQTGLCKEDDVEVPFFKSQDGGFINKNDHWMALSCYLDDEFCHVTRMTSTCNSEEEIISDDEMRPSPDGNLKRDGKSTMPKVSSDCKSGIFFNKDAGCSSLYCATSKSNRSSKGRSGKAKPKFLFQSQPQKKDFALVVHESCESSTPLSVLPLNAELDMQRENIESLDDLLENHGGNEVQQFEENSVPSEVAVVHDPNEHSMAEVLDHFQHTSSVSRGNSKMLQTKRQGSRFLQKRNLLLLGDRNMSNDDQPEELDSDPSSDENKVPQILKSAIPQRTMAEKFHLALGAVSTNERLSIARPKQLGLSGRLQHVMQCEKDRDTYFLEKSQTRDSSSGKMPNCVSPVLLPVLTFSSAVNSDAESFIDVRILSSSLEAKLTVCFCAVRGDEEGSECLSNLQKGKGIAGRKLTIIFNSRICKDVELETGNVIRIHQPWKEIHVNEKDEAIILCAYFSQI from the exons ATGGAAGAGGAAGGCTCAGCTACCCCTAGGGCTTATCTTCAG GAAAATGAAGATTCTGATCAGAGTATTACAG AAGAGGAAGAAGATATGGATGATAAATGGATGACTAATGACAATTGTCTTAGTGGATCCTTAGGAAACAAG CGAGGTATAGGAGTCCTTTCCCAGCTTGAACTGCTCAAAGGTATTCCCAGTGACACTTCTCCACTTGAATTTTCATTCTCTTCATCAACGGCTCCCTCCCCCAAAGGACTTCATCATTCAACCGACGCAATGGATTCTCATCAGATG AGGCAGACAGGCTTATGCAAAGAAGATGACGTTGAAGTTCCTTTTTTTAAGAGTCAGGATGGTGGCTTCATCAACAAGAATGATCATTGGATGGCGTTGTCCTGCTACTTAGATGATGAATTTTGTCACGTCACTAGAATGACATCCACTTGTAATTCAGAAGAGGAAATTATCTCTGATGATGAG ATGAGACCTTCTCCCGATGGAAATTTAAAAAGAGATGGTAAAAGTACAATGCCTAAAGTAAGTTCAGATTGCAAATCAGGAATTTTCTTCAATAAAGATGCTGGGTGTTCATCGTTGTATTGTGCCACATCAAAATCGAATAGATCATCTAAAG GACGCTCCGGCAAAGCTAAGCCCAAATTTTTGTTCCAGTCCCAGCCACAGAAGAAAGATTTTGCTTTGGTTGTCCATGAGAGTTGTGAATCCAGCACACCCTTATCGGTTCTTCCCCTAAATGCAGAATTAGACATGCAAAGAGAAAATATAGAATCACTGGATGACTTATTGGAGAATCATGGTGGAAATGAAGTACAACAGTTCGAGGAGAATTCGGTCCCATCTGAAGTAGCAGTTGTACATGATCCAAATGAGCATTCCATGGCTGAGGTTCTGGATCACTTTCAGCATACAAGTTCTGTATCACGAGGCAATTCTAAAATG CTGCAAACAAAAAGACAAGGATCACGGTTCTTACAGAAGAGAAACTTATTGCTGCTTGGTGACAGAAACATGAGCAACGACGATCAACCTGAGGAACTAGATAGTGATCCATCTAGTGATGAGAAT AAAGTTCCCCAGATTCTGAAGTCTGCTATACCTCAGAGGACCATGGCTGAGAAATTTCATCTAGCATTAGGAGCTGTATCTACAAATGAGAGGCTATCTATTGCAAGGCCTAAGCAATTGGG GTTATCTGGAAGGTTGCAGCACGTGATGCAATGTGAAAAGGACAGAGATACATACTTCTTGGAGAAGTCACAAACACGTGATTCTTCAAGTGGTAAAATGCCAAACTGTGTATCTCCCGTCCTCTTGCCTGTTCTGACCTTCTCCTCTGCTGTTAATTCAGATGCAGAAAGCTTCATTGACGTGAGAATTTTGTCAAGTTCTTTGGAGGCCAAGCTGACTGTCTGTTTTTGTGCTGTACGTGGAGATGAAGAG GGTTCTGAGTGCCTGAGCAATCTTCAAAAAGGGAAGGGGATTGCTGGAAGGAAGTTAACTATAATTTTTAACTCAAGAATCTGTAAAGATGTCGAACTTGAAACTGGGAACGTTATCCGCATACATCAACCTTG GAAGGAGATACACGTGAATGAGAAGGATGAGGCCATCATTTTGTGTGCATATTTCTCTCAAATTTAG